A single Vespa crabro chromosome 21, iyVesCrab1.2, whole genome shotgun sequence DNA region contains:
- the LOC124431335 gene encoding 60S ribosomal protein L18a, with the protein MKAKGELKEYEVIGRKLPTEKEKVPPLYKMRIFAPDAIVAKSRFWYFLRQLKKFKKSTGEIVSLKQIPEKTPIKIKNFGIWLRYDSRSGTHNMYREYRDLSVSGAVTQCYRDMGARHRARAHSIQIIKVEVVKAANCRRPQVKQFHDSKIKFPLPKRIHHKNRMPLFSVRKPRTYFL; encoded by the exons ATGAAGGCGAAAGGTGAA CTCAAAGAATATGAAGTCATTGGACGTAAGCTACCAACTGAAAAGGAGAAGGTACCTCCTTTGTATAAAATGAGAATATTTGCACCTGATGCAATTGTTGCTAAGTCTAGATTTTGGTACTTCTTGCGTCAATTAAAGAAGTTTAAGAAATCAACTGGAGAAATCGTATCTCTTAAACAG ATTCCAGAGAAGACTccaatcaaaataaaaaactttggCATTTGGTTGAGATATGATTCTAGATCTGGCACACACAACATGTACAGAGAATACAGAGATTTATCTGTTAGTGGAGCTGTAACGCAATGTTATAGAGATATGGGAGCACGTCATCGTGCACGTGCTCATTCGattcaaataattaaagtaGAAGTTGTAAAGGCAGCCAATTGCCGTAGACCACAAGTTAAACAATTCCACGATTCTAAGATCAAATTCCCATTACCCAAACGAATCCATCATAAAAATCGTATGCCACTCTTTAGCGTCCGTAAACCCCGCACTTATTTCCTTTAA